The DNA sequence TTGCATATGCCCTTCTTTGTTGTTTTATTGACAACTCCAATCTCAACTTGTGTAGGATGATTCTTACATTGACAGCTACATAAGTACCATTGGTGTTGACTTTGTAAGTATATCGATGTAACATAGAGCTTCTGATGTTTGGTTATTTGATGTCATGGCAGTGATTTCATCTCTTTGTTTCCTCTATTTAGAAAATTCGAACAGTGGAGCAGGACGGGAAGGTTGTTAAACTTCAAATTGTAAGtatatttaattttttggaTTGGAAATCAGAAAGTTCTCCTTACCCTGAAATTATGAAATCTCCATTTCTTCTCTGTTTAGTGGGACACGGCTGGTCAAGAACGTTTCAGAACAATTACAAGCAGCTACTACCGTGGTGCACATGGCATTATCGTATGTATTTGGTCTCCCCTTTATCCATAATGAAGAACTGTGGTTCTGCAACTTTTCCATGGGGTAACTCTCACTAATGTGTCATTTGCAATTAATCTTTTGACCCTGTTTCTAGCTTGTCTATGATGTCACCGATCAAGAGAGCTTCAACAATGTGAAGACCTGGCTGCaagaaattgataaatttgctGTTGGAAATGTGAACAAGCTGCTGGTTGGAAATAAGTCTGACTTAGCTGACAAGAAAGTGGTATCTTCTGAAGCCAGCAAGGTTCTTCCTAATTAATCTTACTTTGACATTGTGTTAATATGAGTTAAAATAAGTGCATCATTGATCAAATTGAGTAACTATATGTAGTTCAAATCCTTCTCTTCTTTCCCTGGTTTTATAGGCATTTGCAGATGAGCTAGGAATTCCGTTCTTGGAAACAAGTGCCAAAAACTCCACTAATGTAGACCAAGCATTCATGACTATGGTTACAGAGATAAAGAATAGGTCAGTTCTTCTCCATGAATCTGGTTATTTTCGGATGAGGGCATTAGGATAGATCACTGTCTTTCTGATCTAGTCGTAAATTGTTTTCTTTGGGGTTGCAGGATTGCTACTCAACCGATGAGTGCTAACAAGCCATCTACTGTGCATATGCGTGGACAGCCAGTTAACCAGAAGACCACCTGCTGCTCATCTTGATTTGCGGATGAGGATGAACTTGTTCTTGATGGTGGTGGGAAGTTCTTCAGGCTTCAGACCATAAAAACACAAGTTACACAGGCTTGCAGACACATGCTGTTAATTCAACTGCGTGCCTCCTTATATGTTGGTAGACTAGCCTATTATTGTACCTGGTTCTCACATAAATTCTTTGATCTAGTGAATTCAAGAAATTGTTTGAATAATTTTAGCCCCCAATCTATAACAGTTCATTTCATTCAACATTTGATTTAATAGAACACATGTTCTTCAGCTAGAACTTTAAGGTCTTAACTGTAAACCACATTTTATTCTAGTCCATGATGCTAGACCCTTATTCTACTCCGTTATGTACAAGTTTTAGGAAAACACTGAGTACCAGCCCATTTGAGCATCGTAAATTTTCAGCAGTGTAAATTAGAGATGACAATTGCATCATTCAACTTTCAACCAAAGTACCGGGCTACCGGCATACCATAATTTCATTATCCGATAATATTAGGCAAACCgaactaaataaaataaatagtacaCAAGTTTCAAAAACAACCCAAATCCCCAAAAAAGAAATCACGAGGTCACAATAGTGTATCAGCCCCTTCCAAATCATTTCCTGCCATAGATTCTGACAGCTTGCCTGTTCCTCTTCTTCGCACCAGACTTGGCAACCTTGAGGCTCCTGTGAACAGCACTCAACCTTGCAAGGGCTGCATGCTTCAGATCTGCCCGGTAGAAGTTCTTTGCCACCTGCAATGAGAAACCCAAAATTAAAAGCCAAGAAATAATGACATTACCCACAGTGCAAATAAAGATCCATAAAATTACCCCAATGAAATACAAAATGATCAGATCAGTCTGAAATTTGGGACAGAAAATACATAAAGCTAGGTACATATGAAATTAACAGGATCATTAATTTATTCAGGATCACCAATTTGGGCATTTGTATCAGCCCCTTCCAAATCCAAACATAACAACTGAATTCATTGATAAAAACCCTGATACAAATGCCTTCTTACATGTTTAGGGGGCAACACAGCAGAACAGAGATGCAAGCATCTTCCAATAAAAGTACTCAGTCAACTAAACATAATAAATGATGGATTACCAAAAAAACTTGATCTAATTTAAAAGTAAAAAGCAAACTCATAAGTCATCGAAGGCAACTAGTTTGTTCCATTGAAGAAACCAATATAAACTGTCCTTGCTTAAAGCTCATCAttgcaacaacaacaaaaaaaagccTTATAATTGGTTCTGCTTACATGTTAAGTGTCATAGCTGCAGCATAAGCTAAAAACCTCTTCTTAGTAAAACAATCAGACGCTTTAGCTAAACTATTTCAATCTTGAGCTTACAGATTTAACAAACTATTTCAATCTAACTAATAGAGGATAATGCATTCTCAAGAAGCCAAGTGTATTCATTGAACCCTTCTTCTTACTATATTCTTATCCATAAGATCAACACAGATAACGAAATACACAATGCATTCTGCATTCTCTATACACATTAAAATTCATCACAGCAGCATAAAGTTGCAAGCATATAAACAAACCCAACATCAAATCAAAGCCTGAGAATTTGTTTACCTGATCATTGACGGCATTGGCCATTCGGCGGAAGTCCTTCTTCAACACAGACTTGTGGAGCAGAGCAGCAGGCTTGTTCTGCTTCCTGGTCTTAGTCGTCGCCAGCAGCACAGATTGGTCCTTACCGGGCTGAATTGCCACAGTTTTCTTGTTCGCCAACCCTAATCGATGCACCAATTCCGCAATTAAAGACCAAAACTTCCAAGCGAAACAAACcgaaaaatgaaattgaaaatgggGAATTTAGGGTTTTACCAGATTGCTTGTAGGAGTGGAGGTTCAAGAGGTTGTTGGGCTCCTTGCTGAACCTAACGCCGGCGTGGCTTCTGCCGAACTCCTTCACCAGAAAAGAGTTGTTCTTCTTCACTATCTCCCATATCAGTTGCCCTGGAACCGTCGCCATTCCTCTTACCCTGCACCAGATCACACCAGATCGgagatcaaaatcaaatcaatgatGAGTTTACGGCGGAGAGGAGGAACTGAAAGTACAGAGAGAGTGAGTACCTGTTAGGATTTTGCTCCGGCCGCTCTGATgagaaatttagggttttggtgaaGAAGAGACTGTGGGGTTTTAATATTGCCTTTTATATGCTGAAACCCTAAGTCTGTCATTTATTCTTTAGACCCGAGGGGTACCATTCATTATTCTTTATTACGCTTGTGTCCCTACTTtctactctctttttttttttaattggatatgttcggtttagagggggtgaaatttaGGGCTGGGCGTTTAAGCTCGAAAACCCGAACCAGCCTGTCAAAGCCTTACCCGTACGGTCCGGGCCCAATTTTTATTTTCCTataaacgggccgggccgggccttgaaaGTCAAAGAACGGTCCGGGCCCGGGCCTTGAGTTTTAGAAATGCAAAAGCCCGGAAAGCCCGTATACATAAAAAGGATACATGTGTCTATATATGAGTGGTTATAATGCAAGGCTCAAAATTGTTATTCTAGGATCGACACACGAGATTTTCGTCTTCAGCTCCAAAGACCCGAAGTCCCAAACGGCCAAACCTAATTTCCATTCGATCTAGTCTTCAGTCCTTGTTCACTCCGCCTCCTTTCTTCCTCATTTCCTCACGATTTCACATTTTCACTCGATCTCCTTGAAACCAGCAGAAGTCCAGAACTCGATCTCGGATCTCCTTTCTTCCTCAGTTCCTCTTCTTTCCTCACTCAGTCACTCACTCACTCCGTCTTGAATCACGATTTCACTCGATCTCCTTAAACCACCAGAAGTCCAGAACTCGatctcctttcttcctcttctttcctgACTCATTCAAGATTTCACTCGATCTTCTTAAACCACTGGAACTCGatctcctttcttcctcttctttcctcACTCATTCACGATTTCAATCGATCTTCACTTCCTTTGAGTCTCATCCGCTGTAGTCTACTCCGTATCAAGGATtcaaggtctctctctctctctcggtgatCTTACTCTAAAGCTGCGTTGAAGGAACTCAAGGAAGTGTAGAAGAATAAGACCAGGGTCCAGGGCCAGTCGCGAAAAGCTCACCAAGCACCAAGTAGGCAAGTACTCCTTTTGTCCCTCTTTAGTCGCTCTTTGTTTATGTGATTCGATTTGAAATGATTGAAGTTTCTGTGATGAATGTTGATTCAACTTTAGTTAACTCCATAAGAAAGTGTTTGGGCGTTGATAGTCTCTATAGTTGGTGTAGCTATGATGATATTTGTGGTTTTCTTTGCTTGAAGTTGTTCATATATTCTTCCTGTTTTGATTGTAGCATGGCTACTGACGGGAATGTTATTGTACCATCACCGACAGCTCCAACGAGAGCGCTTGATGCTCCGATTGAGCCTACAGCTCCGACATCTGCTCCTCCTCCAATAGCACCACAAAGCAAGAGGAAGAGGGCTGAGAAGAAGGCAGTCAAGACACTGAAGGTCACAACCAGGTCCGACGTCTGGGCACACTTTGAGAAGTTTGATAGGCCAATAATGGAAGTGGTGGATGGAAAGAAGCAGGAAGTTGGACGTGAAGTAAGAGCAAAGTGCAGGTATTGTTCTACTGACCTAGCTGGGGATTCTTCTTTTAGTGGTACTAGCACATTAAGAAGGCATATTGAGATTGTGTGCAAAAAATACCCTGGTAGGGCTGATATAGAGGGGCAACAAGCTTTAACTAGCGATGGGATGGCTTCCCATAGTCTAGTGTCTAGAACCTGGACAGAAGATGCATGTACTTTAACTGCCTGTAAAATGATAGTTATTGATGAACTACCATTTAGTCATATAGAGAAACCTGGGTTTAGGCATTTTTGTGAAGTAGCTATCCCCCGTTGGAAAGTCCCATCTAGACGTGCCATTGTTAGAAAGTTTTTAGAATTGTATGTTGAAAAAAAAGTGGAGCTGAAAATGGAATTAAGCAAGCATAGGGTCTGTCTCACTACCGATACATGGACATCGGTTCAAAATGTGAACTACATGGTGTTGACTGCCCATTTCATAGATTGTGGGTGGAAAATGCACAAAAGAATCTTGAACTTTTGTGTCATTTCCAATCACCAGGGCACAACCATAGGAAAAATGCTTGAAACTTGTTTGGTTCAGTGGAAAATTGATAAAGTGTTGACTATGAGTGTTGATAATGCATCTGCAAATAAGGTTGCCATTGATTATTTGAAGAGAAAAATTAGTAATTGGGCTATACCCCCTGTTTTGGGAGGCAAGCATTTGCATGTTAGATGTCTTGCACATGTTTTAAACTTGATTGTGAAATCTGGTTTGACTATACTAGAAAGAGCCATAGCTAGTATAAGGAATGCGGTGAAATATGTCCGGAGCTCTTCCTCAAGATTAGATGTATTTAAGCTGTGTGTTGAAAGAGAAGTGCCTGAATGCACGAAGGTGTGTATTCTCGACGTTCCAACAAGATGGAACTCTACATACCTGATGTTAGAGACTGCAATTTAGTTAAGAAAGGCATTTGTTAGactagcagaagaagaagatgtgaaATATTCTAGCTAttttgatgaggatgaggaactattagaagaagaagctagtctTGAAGAGGCAAAACGCAGGAAACCTGTGAAGAGGATAGGGCCTCCAAACGACGAAGATTGGGTGAAGGCTGAATTGTTTGTGGGGTTTTTGAAAGTCTTCTATGATGCCACACTCCGGATCAGCGCATCTACTAAGCCTACTGCACATAGAGCATTTCACTATATTGTTGTTGTAAATGCAGAGATTAATGCATTATTTAGGACGCCGGAAATGCAAGATGGAAGTGAAGGTGAGAAGCTTATGGTTCAGATGGCTGTGAAGATGAGGGCAAAGTTCCGGAAGTATTTTGATAACATAGATGATGTGAATCAGCTGCTGTTAGTAGCATTGGTTTTGGACCCCAGATACAAACTTAGGAATGTTGAGCATAATTTGGTGAAGCACCTGCATTTTGACTTTGAAACtgcgaaaaaaaaaacagctgaATTGAAGGAGTTGTTGGTATCCTTGACAAATTTGTATGCTTCATTGGCTGCTGCTCAAAACGGTCAAAAAAATCGAGGAAGAGAGGCTGTGAATATTGGCAGTGGCACTAGCAATTCTGCAACAAAGAATATGATAGGCAAAATGGCTGAAATGCTCGATGATTGGGAGAGGGAGTTAGAAAACAGCTGTGAAGTTGTCGTGGAGAGTGAGGTAGATAGGTATTTGTTGGATCCATTTGAAAAGCCTCCAAGAGCAACTGAGTTCAGGATCTTACTATGGTGGAAGCTTAATGGCTCCAAGTATCCTAATCTCCAACTTGTTGCAAGGGATGTTCTTTCAATTCAAGTGTCAACTGTTGCTTCCGAATCGTGTTTTAGCACCGGGAATATAGTAATTGATCCTTATATGAGTTCTCTAACTCCTAAATTTGTTGAAGCATTAATATGCTTACAGAATTGGATCAAATCAGAGAACGTTCAAAGTATTGAGTTTTTCCCAACAATCGAGGAGATGGAGTTCTATGAGTTGTGTGAAGAGGGTATGTTTCCTCTTTACATGTTTAATCACTCTTCTATGCTattgtttttcactttttgaTGTGAATCAATGTTAATTTAATGTGTTTTAATGAAATGGCAGATTATGCGAAAGAGAAATCCAGTGAACAATCAGCAAAAAAGGCTGCTGCTTGTAAGGCAAAAAAATAGAAGCTGGCTGAGAAGTCAGGTGAGCTGCTGTGTATTGGTTTTGATCTACAATAAGTTGATAGTCACTGGTTTTGATCTACGATAAGCTGCTGTGTCAGGTGAGCTGCTCTATTGAGTCACTGGTTAATAGTTTTCGACTTTTTGTATATTGGTTGGTGTAGGTATCGTGATTGCCAATTGATAGAAGGTTTTGCTGAAAGCAAGCTGAATGCTTAGAAGACTGGAGAAAGAAAAACTGCTAAATTGCTTCTTCCAATTTGGACTTTCTATTTCAACTGCAACTTTGTATATGAATTGGGACTTTGTACTTGAATTGCAgctttgtatttgaattgggacTTTGTAAGTCTGTATTTGAATTGGGACAttgtatttgaattgggacTGTGAGtgctttgtatttgaattgggacTGTGTGTTCAATTCAATGAATTGGGACTTTGTATTTGATTTCAATCAATATTCTGGCCttcttgtatttgaatttggataATGAACTCTACATATATTTGAATGTGTAGGTTGAATGTTGGATATGAATAGTGTGTTGAACTTCAACTTGTTGAAATCATGAAATTAATGGAATGTGGATCAAGTATATGTGGGCAGAGAGTAAAGAAAAAAGCTggtttttgggcccgaaagcccggaaACCCGGCCCTAAAGTAAACGGGCCGGTCCCTGAATGTGCCAAAACGGGCTTTAGGCCCGAACCGTAAAAAAACGGGCCGGGCTTTAGGCCCGAACCGTAAAAAACGGGCCGGGCCCGGGCCCAGTGAAATATAAAGTCAGCCCGGCCCGTGCCCGGCCCTAGTGAAATTTGTACACCCCTAATTCAAGTATGTgatccttttatttttttaataatatttcaactCAACATTTTTTTgcacttcctaaaataccctcaaagtcagatttttctttttttctttttgggtcctctctctccctcctctctcTGACCTTTCTTTCTTAGTTCGGTGGTGCTTCCATTATCAtcaatctcaatctcaatctctttatgtatttctAAAACTTTTTGGATCTTggaattattttcttttatttcgttaATTTCTTCTAGTAACTATATTGAGTAGTGCGTGGTGAACCAAATAGACCAGAACCTAGATGAGCAGCAGCTCTTCCATGGCTTCCCTTCTCACCCCAACCGTTACACTCCAACACAAGGTAACTCTTCTAACAATAAagatcacaactttatttccttctcttcttttgGAGTTGACTGTTAGTTCTAACATGTTCTGCCACTTCTTTGATTTGTTTGGTGGCAGAAAGATCATTCAGGCTCAACACAAACCCACTATCCAGAATTCCCCAGAGAAATTTTGGGTGACATGGGCCTTGTTTTGTGACAAAAGCTAAGGTTGGAGGAGATGTACTTGAGAAACAAGAAGCTTCCGATTCACATCTCCGAGGCCGCCGACCGCCCCCTCGCTCTCGCCTATCTCACCCATACAGACACCGCCACTGGGTCAGATTCAGGTTTGGTACCAGAAATGGAGTTGTAGATGCTTCATCGGATTCCGGTGAGTATGCTTCCGAGTGCGGCGCCCAATATACTCACCACGCATCATCAAATTTAGTTAATAGCATTTGGTATTTGGGATTTTGAATTAAgttgatgagagagagagaggagtaagAGTTTGATCGAATAGATGGTTcattagcccaaaaaaaaatggtaaGAGTTTTGTCGTGGttttggaggagagagagagagagagagaggacccaaaaacagaaaatggaAAATCTGACtttaagggtattttaggaagtgtAAAAAGATGTGagttgaaatattattaaaaaaaaatgaaaggatgtgtggtttgcaattaggtgtgtgcaaatttcacccccccccCTAAGTTTAAGAGATAATAGAAAGGAACACGCAATCTAAAGTGAAAGCCAGGACATAAGCAGTTATCTACTAACTAGGTTGGTTACCTACAACAATCGCATAATCAAACTTATAAACCAATTGAAAGAAGTGGCCAAAGTATCTTCACTTCTTCTCAAGCCTATTCTAAAGGTGGTCTCATTAAAACCTTATTCAGATAAAACTCATTGGGACAAAATTTTGAACCGAGGAAAGAGCCAAGATTGTAGTTGACCATTGTAGTCTTGGATTGAGATATCTCTTGCTTGGTAAAGATGAGTAGAGCCATAAACAGCATCAGCAACTTGATGAAAATAGATCAAATGAAGCAACTGGAATGTGGGACATCTTCCGGTGTCAATATAGACGTTGATCTGATCAAAAATTGCTATTGGGTCTCCATATGCAGTAATGGGAGCAAAAAGGATAATATGGTCAAAAGGCCCAAAGGGGAAACTGATCAACAAAAGAAACTGAATGAGGTAGTTAGTAGTTTAAATTCAAATTGGTGTAGGAAAGAAATTGCCTGTATGATGAAAAGAAACTGCATGAAACTGTCGACGTCCACCATTTAACCACATTATCGCAAAGAAATCAGCGAGGATCGGCCAACCGGAATTCCACAGTTGGAAATAAGCTACAGAAGCAATGAGCTATGATCAAAACCCTCTATTAATTGGTCACCAAAGAGGCAACGAGCATGGAACTCCAACAAAATAACCTACATATAGATTTAAAGAGGCAAAGTCATCATGAACAGACTAGCGAACTAGTCAACTTCTACCTATGTTCATGGGGAAAACAAAAACATACAGCAATGAACACAATTGCCAACAGTACATAAATCATACACACACATGAAACAAAACTGTCTAGTTAAATTAGATATTTTCTCCCTAGATCAATCAATCTACAGAGGAGACAATTTGGGGGAGGGGGAAACATCACCATGAAGACATGGAGGGAGCAGGGAGGAAGCGGGGAGATGGAGGCTTTATGCATGTGTTGTTGGGTGTGTATGACAAAGAAAGAGATCCCTACTTTCTACTCAAACCAGGTTCATTTGGGATGGTTAGTTTGGTAGGGGTACAGTAAAACTATAAAACAAGTTATTTCACTATTTCAGAatgttcttttattttagggaagattttacaaacagtacctCAAGTAAAGGcaactaataattcttatacataaagttcaaAACCGAGCATTTTGGTACACGAAATCTAAGTCCTACCCACTATCCGTACACGACGTTAATGACGTCGTTAACTCTTATGTAATAATTCATTTGTCAAAGGACCAACCCAGCAGCCCAGAACTCGATTAAGGTGTAACGGGTCTTTAAGACAATGGCGACGTCTCTCTACAATTCGTCTAGTCTTTGCTTCAGGTATTGTTCATCTTCGAAATCCATCTTGTTTGAGTTGGAATGGTTTTTGTGTGTGAACGATTGgttttgatgatgaagaagaaagattcaATTGGAACTGGAACTGGGGTTTTGGATGATGAGTTGGGAGATGGATTACGATCTAGCAGTTGATTATGGCGTAGAGAGGCCAGGGAGCAGTGGCTAAGCGGTTGGCGAGGTGGCGGTCGAGGTCTTGGGAGGCTTAGTGGCAGAGCAAGTAGGGTTCGGGTCAAGAATGATAGGAAGAGGCGGTGAGAACCGAGAGTTGTTattgtgttgttgttgttgttgaacacCAGGATTGGGATTAGAGGGTTCAGCCAGAGATTCTTCATGGCATTGTTGCGACACTCGTAGAGCTTGAAACTGATAGGGTGGCTATGATTTTGGACCTTCTTGTTGGATCTGAGCATCAATTGGATCAGGATTGGGAGAATTATGGTAATGGTTGTTGATTCACTAGAGGTGAAAAGTTGTGGATTGATGGTAATAGTTGGAACTGCAGAGGTGATCGATCTGGATTGGGAGGGGGGAAGAGAGATGGGTGCCCAtagtgagagagagggagagagagagagagagagagagagagaaaacgttgggtgtccagagagaGAAAGCTCGGTGATCAGAGTAAAAATATGAAGAGACCATATTACCCCTCAAATTAACTGCATCATTGACGTTGTTTCTAGATAGTGGGTCGGGCTTCGGATTTCGTGctaagtttgaaactttatgtataagaattattagtggcatttaCATGTGTATTGTTTGCAAAACTTTccctttattttaattgttgaaCAAAAGTTTTATCAAAATAGTACGGGGTCTAGCTATGCCAACAAAATCATCAATCAAGAACTACTCATTACACTCGCAGAGCAGGGCTCCAAATGAGACAAACTTAAGTCTAAAGAAAGAGCATAGCTAGTGATGGTGTTAGAAATGAAGTTTCACAGCTACAGTTTTTCCTTGCCAGTGCTTGATATTAATAAGCTTCACGGAGATCAACAAGAGCATGCATATGCAGACCATTTTGTTGTAAAATAGTAACAGCAATAGAATAGGCTTTGTATGAGCTAGAAGGGGCTCTATAGAGTTTGCAAACCTTTGAATATTCCGATTTTTAGTAGAAACGAGAAAAATCTTAACATCCCAGACTTGCTAGCTCACTTTTTATCCATAgctctttattgtttttttttttcgatgacaaGCTCTTTATTGTTTCTACTTCAATTTTTTTATATCTTTGAATTTCTAGGGCACCAAAATAGAGTATATTATATTCAAATTGGTTAGATTCAAAATTTTCACCCCTAGGTGAAACTAGAGCAGGCGAGCATATGACTATGGGATGGGAAAAGGCGTCACTACcctaacccttttttttttttaatcaaatggGTTATTTATAACTTCCAAAAATTTGTTGGCCATTTGTGACAACTTGGAATTCAAGCAGTCTATCACCTATTACATATATACTTGTAGGAAACTAGCATAGGCGGACCCACATAGGGGCACAGTGGGTCTCGTGACCCACTGACTTCTTAACACAGTAACATACAAATAAATTTTAGTTACCTAAAATCACAAATTGCTAGTTTGGTGCAGTGGATGGGCTTCTTTATGCTAGGTCAAGGGTTCAATTATCCTTAGTAGCATTGCTTTTTC is a window from the Rosa chinensis cultivar Old Blush chromosome 2, RchiOBHm-V2, whole genome shotgun sequence genome containing:
- the LOC112188137 gene encoding 60S ribosomal protein L28-1, which codes for MATVPGQLIWEIVKKNNSFLVKEFGRSHAGVRFSKEPNNLLNLHSYKQSGLANKKTVAIQPGKDQSVLLATTKTRKQNKPAALLHKSVLKKDFRRMANAVNDQVAKNFYRADLKHAALARLSAVHRSLKVAKSGAKKRNRQAVRIYGRK
- the LOC112188136 gene encoding GTP-binding protein YPTM2, with product MIPEYDYLFKLLLIGDSGVGKSCLLLRFADDSYIDSYISTIGVDFKIRTVEQDGKVVKLQIWDTAGQERFRTITSSYYRGAHGIILVYDVTDQESFNNVKTWLQEIDKFAVGNVNKLLVGNKSDLADKKVVSSEASKAFADELGIPFLETSAKNSTNVDQAFMTMVTEIKNRIATQPMSANKPSTVHMRGQPVNQKTTCCSS